In Yarrowia lipolytica chromosome 1F, complete sequence, a genomic segment contains:
- a CDS encoding uncharacterized protein (Compare to YALI0F03905g, some similarities with uniprot|P06842 Saccharomyces cerevisiae YFL026w STE2 pheromone alpha-factor receptor, similar to Saccharomyces cerevisiae STE2 (YFL026W); ancestral locus Anc_8.45) produces MQLPPRPDFDIATLVASITVPETELVLGQMPLGALEQLYQNRLRLAILFGVRVGAAVLTLIAMHLISKKNRTKILFLANQMSLIMLIIHAALYFRFLLGPFASMLMMVAYIVDPRSNVSNDISVSVATNVFMMLMIMSVQLSLAVQTRSVFHAWLKSRIYVTVGLILLSLVVFVFWTTHTIVSCIVLTHPTRDLPSMGWTRLASDVSFACSISFASLVLLAKLVTAIRVRKTLGKKPLGYTKVLVIMSTQSLVVPSILIIVNYALPEKNSWILSGVAYLMVVLSLPLSSIWATAVHDDEMQSNYLLSALKDGHVQPSESKLKTVFLNRLRPFSTTTNRDDESSVDSPAMPSPESDVTFLNTGFECDEKM; encoded by the coding sequence aTGCAACTACCCCCTCGGCCAGACTTTGACATTGCCACGCTGGTGGCATCAATAACGGTCCCGGAAACCGAGCTGGTGCTCGGTCAAATGCCTCTCGGTGCTCTCGAACAACTATATCAAAACAGACTGCGTCTGGCCATTCTGTTTGGAGTCAGAGTAGGAGCAGCAGTCCTGACCCTCATTGCCATGCATCTGATcagcaaaaaaaaccgcACCAAGATCCTCTTTTTGGCCAACCAAATGTCGCTTATCATGCTCATTATTCACGCGGCTCTGTACTTCCGCTTCCTGCTAGGACCCTTTGCCTCGATGCTCATGATGGTCGCCTACATTGTGGACCCACGGTCCAATGTTTCCAACGACATCagtgtgtctgtggccaCCAACGTGTTTATGATGCTGATGATCATGTCCGTGCAACTTTCTCTCGCGGTTCAAACTCGATCAGTTTTTCATGCCTGGCTCAAGTCTCGAATCTACGTTACCGTGGGGCTCATCTTGCTGTCCCTCGTCGTCTTTGTCTTCTGGACCACTCACACCATCGTCTCGTGTATCGTGCTGACTCATCCGACACGTGACTTGCCAAGTATGGGCTGGACACGGCTCGCCTCCGACGTATCCTTTGCCTGCTCAATTTCCTTTGCTTCTCTCGTGCTCCTGGCCAAACTCGTCACCGCCATCAGAGTCAGAAAAACCCTGGGCAAAAAACCCCTGGGATACACAAAGGTGCTGGTCATCATGTCGACACAGTCACTCGTCGTGCCTTCTATTCTCATCATTGTCAACTACGCTCTTCCCGAAAAGAACTCGTGGATTCTCTCCGGAGTGGCCTATCTCATGGTCGTTCTGTCTTTGCCCTTGTCTTCCATCTGGGCCACCGCAGTCCATGACGACGAGATGCAGAGCAATTATCTCCTGAGCGCGCTGAAAgacggtcacgtgcagCCCTCCGAATCGAAACTCAAGACAGTTTTCTTGAACAGACTGAGACCTTTCTCGACCACTACAAACAGAGATGACGAGAGCTCGGTGGACTCCCCGGCCATGCCTTCTCCCGAAAGCGACGTCACCTTTCTCAACACAGGTTTTGAATGTGATGAGAAAATGTGA
- a CDS encoding uncharacterized protein (Compare to YALI0F03927g, weakly similar to uniprot|P43571 Saccharomyces cerevisiae YFL025c BST1 negative regulator of COPII vesicle formation, similar to Saccharomyces cerevisiae BST1 (YFL025C); ancestral locus Anc_8.46): MHIATFPALAITALALVLWATVATHSSNTNSCHMSYMKPDMIAMTGFNTTQTPLAHKYSLHLYRELDVDLSREVGGRPVLFVPGNGGSMRQIRSIAGEAAVQYWHDPRRAGADADTWANGSTARPKSALQKLNTFAFGDTESDTEGVRGLGDAVTARDMSGDDRRDAVERPLSNGKLPSQWPDDLPLDFFTVNFQEDLTAFDGTTVIDQAEYLNQAIAYILSLYSSHPNPPTSVIVIGHSMGGIVARTMVTLDSYIHGSINTILTLATPHVLPPVSFDKGIVGLYHNVNEFWKTETVPGGKLEDTLLVSVTGGIRDQMIPAEYSSVDTFLPPTNGFAVATTSIPDVWMSIDHQAMVWCHQLRRVVAETLLVVAGETTEKVSTRLDTFQEYFLSGMERVEKKAQNASESSKLTLDTLVSINTPLTTTSNIIINDHSPNQLVKTKSYFKFPVLKASEINEMSRSFAMPVDKGKSLLVKTNMPLEDLHILVCRTNTGDVDTNGFSFLRYGSKSKGVRVGTDTLVCANVAGEAVAMPSSIKYATGAKIPEEEETGEDNDIPVDSAISSTSLSEYIQLDASSLSGFQYVVVIDNTMSETISSDSYLLAEMALPSDMAVVAAPTWWEVLKVGRFTIELPEKRALLTKISLPHFWSSLVAFSIRLSTSDSFSMEYQCEAKKSMGSEHDVLFAPLLMQYSAQLHEAKFSTNLCGGYEQGTRVAVHGGAPYMPLAEGRDVSGTELYLWTDSSSRSSESLSLTLEIDLWGSLGRFLGFYRVMFAIFPMFVFLCLLMIQLRVWTTTELFVSLSDALDVFVDFQLPWILAGSCAIPFVPHVLVSLLYPQMSQPGQFFLGLNGTHLWFLGPVSLVIATGIVVVLHWLLQILTLWVCQCYYMLGLAPIAPESPFSVRRIVTISFLLLLVFKIVPHQFAFMVAVLVMAMGAGKARVGRLMQSEDKDNKSEPCVVIDRNLINYTHSLLLLLVLLLPINAPTLVVWLHNMANKWHTPLESHHEVSAILPILLLVLTASRGIMIRLPQSKRAIYATFAFLAYFALFVLFHGVVHSYRLHLLTNGLCLCLLYLSL; this comes from the coding sequence ATGCACATAGCTACGTTCCCAGCGCTGGCAATAACAGCGCTGGCCCTGGTGCTGTGGGCCACGGTGGCGACGCACTCGTCCAACACAAACTCGTGCCATATGAGCTACATGAAGCCCGACATGATCGCCATGACGGGCTTCAACACGACCCAGACCCCGCTGGCACACAAGTACTCGCTGCATCTGTACCGCGAGCTGGACGTGGATCTGAGCCGCGAGGTGGGTGGACGCCCGGTGCTGTTTGTGCCCGGAAACGGAGGCAGCATGCGCCAGATCCGCAGCATAGCCGGCGAGGCCGCGGTCCAGTACTGGCACGACCCGCGCCGAGCGGGCGCAGATGCAGACACTTGGGCAAATGGCTCGACAGCCAGGCCGAAATCAGCATTACAAAAACTCAACACCTTTGCATTTGGAGATACCGAGAGTGACACAGAGGGTGTCAGGGGACTGGGCGATGCGGTTACCGCACGGGACATGTCTGGTGACGACAGGAGGGACGCCGTCGAACGACCACTGTCTAACGGCAAGCTTCCCAGCCAGTGGCCCGACGACCTCCCGCTGGACTTCTTCACAGTCAACTTCCAAGAAGATCTCACGGCGTTCGACGGAACCACCGTCATCGATCAGGCCGAGTACCTCAACCAGGCTATTGCATATattctctctctctactCCTCCCACCCTAACCCCCCCACATCGGTCATTGTCATTGGCCACAGCATGGGTGGCATTGTGGCCCGAACAATGGTCACTCTGGACTCCTACATCCACGGGTCCATCAATACCATTCTCACGCTTGCCACTCCCCACGTGCTTCCCCCAGTCTCGTTCGACAAGGGCATCGTCGGTCTGTACCATAACGTCAACGAGTTCTGGAAAACCGAGACCGTTCCTGGCGGCAAGCTCGAAGACACTCTTCTGGTGTCTGTCACCGGGGGCATTCGCGATCAGATGATTCCGGCAGAGTATTCTTCGGTCGACACTTTCCTTCCACCGACCAACGGCTTTGCTGTCGCTACAACGTCCATCCCGGACGTCTGGATGAGCATCGACCATCAAGCCATGGTTTGGTGTCATCAGCTGCGACGAGTCGTGGCTGAGACGTTGTTAGTGGTGGCCGGGGAGACCACCGAAAAGGTGAGCACGAGGTTGGACACGTTTCAGGAGTATTTTCTTTCTGGAATGGAGAGAGTTGAGAAAAAGGCACAGAACGCGTCTGAGTCATCTAAACTGACTCTCGACACTCTCGTCTCAATTAACACCCCcctcaccaccacttccaATATTATCATCAATGACCATTCGCCCAACCAGCTGGTCAAGACAAAGAGCTACTTCAAGTTTCCCGTGCTCAAGGCATCCGAGATCAACGAGATGAGCAGGTCATTTGCCATGCCCGTCGATAAGGGGAAATCGCTGTTGGTTAAAACCAACATGCCACTGGAAGATTTGCACATTCTCGTGTGTCGAACCAACACTGGAGACGTGGATACCAACGGGTTCTCGTTTTTGAGATACGGGAGCAAGTCAAAGGGCGTGAGAGTTGGTACGGACACGCTTGTGTGTGCCAATGTCGCTGGGGAAGCTGTTGCCATGCCTTCTTCCATCAAGTATGCCACCGGCGCCAAGATTccagaggaggaggaaactGGGGAAGATAACGACATACCTGTCGATAGCGCCATTTCGTCCACCTCTCTGTCTGAGTATATCCAATTAGACGCATCCTCCCTTTCTGGCTTCCAGTACGTGGTGGTCATCGACAACACCATGTCCGAAACTATTTCGTCGGATTCATATCTGCTTGCTGAAATGGCTCTCCCTTCAGACATGGCCGTTGTCGCGGCTCCGACATGGTGGGAGGTACTCAAGGTGGGCCGATTCACCATTGAGCTACCCGAGAAGCGGGCTTTGTTGACGAAAATCTCGTTGCCCCACTTTTGGTCTTCTCTGGTCGCCTTTTCTATCCGGCTCTCCACCTCGGACTCCTTTTCCATGGAATACCAGTGTGAGGCGAAAAAGAGCATGGGCTCCGAGCACGACGTTCTGTTTGCCCCGCTCCTTATGCAGTATTCCGCCCAGCTGCATGAAGCCAAGTTTAGTACAAACTTGTGTGGTGGCTATGAGCAGGGAACACGTGTTGCTGTTCATGGTGGAGCTCCATACATGCCTTTGGCAGAGGGAAGAGACGTCTCCGGCACGGAGCTGTATCTGTGGACCGACTCGTCGTCGAGATCGTCTGAGTCGCTGTCGCTGACACTGGAGATTGACTTATGGGGCTCGCTGGGCCGCTTTCTCGGATTCTACCGTGTAATGTTTGCCATTTTCCCCATGTTTgtctttctgtgtctgctcATGATCCAGCTGCGGGTATGGACCACGACAGAGCTCTTTGTATCCCTCAGCGACGCGCTGGACGTGTTTGTGGACTTCCAGCTGCCGTGGATTCTGGCGGGATCGTGCGCGATTCCGTTTGTTCCGCATGTTTTGGTGTCTCTTCTGTACCCGCAGATGAGTCAGCCCGGGCAATTCTTCCTCGGGCTCAATGGCACGCACTTGTGGTTTCTGGGTCCCGTCAGCCTGGTAATCGCTACTGGCATCGTTGTGGTTCTGCACTGGTTGCTTCAGATTCTTACTCTGTGGGTTTGTCAGTGCTACTACATGCTAGGACTTGCTCCTATCGCCCCGGAGTCTCCCTTTTCAGTGAGACGCATTGTCACCATCTCGTTTCTACTGTTGTTGGTATTCAAAATCGTGCCGCATCAATTTGCGTTCATGGTAGCTGTTCTGGTGATGGCTATGGGTGCTGGCAAAGCGCGAGTCGGACGTCTGATGCAGTCGGAAGACAAAGACAATAAGTCTGAGCCCTGTGTTGTCATCGACCGCAATCTCATCAACTACACGCACTCGttgttgttattgttgGTGCTCCTGCTGCCCATTAACGCCCCCACCCTCGTGGTGTGGCTGCACAACATGGCCAACAAGTGGCACACGCCTCTGGAGTCTCATCACGAGGTTTCTGCCATTCTGCCtattctgctgcttgtcCTGACGGCGTCCCGAGGCATCATGATCCGTCTTCCGCAGTCAAAGAGAGCGATCTACGCCACCTTTGCATTTCTGGCGTATTTCGCCCTCTTTGTGTTGTTTCACGGGGTTGTTCATTCGTATCGGTTGCATTTGCTCACGAATGGGTTGTGTCTTTGCTTGTTGTACCTGAGCTTGTAG